A genomic region of Alistipes megaguti contains the following coding sequences:
- a CDS encoding fimbrillin family protein — MKTIKQRISYAVMGLMAMGFTACTQNEDMAPTLKGQEINATFSVGGMQTRVNTLGAGNIWENKDRIRVMQIFGDETTKTGEYKYVEENGLYRWEPTVRLRWEKVGRCELIAWYPSDIDIPHIYNLHTDQSDETKLKAADLINGYWYDVPKDYVDIPMKHRMSMVTIVYHVGTADYPNMDISEPQVYSKHNSVRFGRDQIHGQFEMSTPTGNPDWVQACKHDGDMFSAIVIPGSYKTGEIFLKFKIGDKNFHAKMKSDTDFKEGERNTYKLDVGKDKVELTRISVNDMTGWTNEEELK, encoded by the coding sequence ATGAAGACGATAAAACAAAGAATTTCCTATGCGGTAATGGGCCTTATGGCTATGGGCTTTACAGCATGTACGCAAAATGAAGATATGGCTCCTACGCTGAAAGGGCAGGAAATCAATGCAACTTTCTCTGTTGGAGGTATGCAGACTCGTGTCAATACATTAGGGGCTGGCAACATTTGGGAGAATAAGGACCGAATAAGGGTAATGCAAATTTTCGGTGATGAAACTACTAAAACTGGTGAATATAAATATGTGGAAGAAAATGGGTTATACCGTTGGGAACCTACCGTAAGACTTCGCTGGGAAAAAGTGGGAAGATGCGAATTGATTGCTTGGTATCCTTCTGATATAGACATTCCTCATATCTATAATTTGCATACAGACCAAAGTGATGAGACTAAGTTGAAAGCTGCAGATTTAATAAACGGATATTGGTACGATGTCCCTAAAGATTATGTAGACATTCCTATGAAGCATCGTATGTCTATGGTTACAATAGTATATCATGTTGGTACTGCAGATTATCCTAATATGGATATTAGTGAACCACAAGTGTATTCTAAACACAACAGTGTTAGATTTGGCAGAGACCAAATCCATGGGCAATTTGAAATGAGTACACCTACAGGTAATCCAGATTGGGTACAAGCCTGTAAGCATGACGGCGATATGTTTTCAGCAATCGTTATCCCTGGTTCATACAAAACTGGCGAGATTTTCTTGAAATTCAAGATAGGCGATAAAAACTTCCATGCTAAAATGAAGTCAGATACAGACTTTAAAGAGGGCGAGCGCAACACCTATAAACTCGATGTAGGAAAAGACAAAGTGGAACTAACCCGAATCAGTGTAAATGATATGACTGGTTGGACAAATGAAGAAGAACTCAAATAA
- a CDS encoding FimB/Mfa2 family fimbrial subunit, whose product MKAKRRFNIWLWVLLCVPCLLASCDHNVHDGEDEGGLSVSLTWADEADQGTEVKDVKLWIFNADDGSLVEEKHYGSAQEAASQRFALPEGHYQILAITNLIEPFFTTDQTRALTNWNNIQIGLTNPKDVNHNAYFGVTDVRIDNKEGNYVVQNPVKSVLAELTIIIENVPKGTEMSGKALDAAWCLFPTQKNGDGDYGLPSIKPTEVEMPTILATESTLQSEVIRLMPTIQGSPASHFYLRLLLPNGTLQEYDITAPAMKVGGKYELRLNYNQMQPKMNLEATINGWTNLNNEVEIK is encoded by the coding sequence ATGAAAGCAAAAAGAAGATTTAATATTTGGTTATGGGTGCTGTTATGCGTCCCATGCCTGTTGGCAAGTTGCGACCATAATGTTCATGATGGTGAGGATGAGGGTGGTTTGTCAGTATCGCTCACTTGGGCGGATGAAGCCGACCAAGGTACGGAAGTGAAGGACGTGAAACTCTGGATATTCAATGCCGATGACGGTTCATTAGTAGAGGAAAAACATTATGGCAGTGCGCAGGAGGCGGCAAGCCAACGCTTCGCTCTTCCTGAAGGGCATTATCAGATATTGGCTATTACCAATCTCATAGAGCCATTCTTCACCACTGACCAGACCAGGGCTTTGACTAATTGGAACAATATCCAGATAGGCTTGACCAATCCTAAGGATGTGAACCATAATGCTTATTTCGGAGTGACCGACGTGAGGATTGACAACAAGGAAGGCAACTATGTGGTGCAAAATCCTGTCAAAAGCGTGCTTGCCGAACTGACCATCATCATAGAGAATGTACCTAAAGGTACAGAAATGAGTGGTAAGGCATTAGATGCAGCCTGGTGTCTGTTCCCTACACAGAAGAATGGTGATGGCGACTATGGGTTGCCGAGCATAAAGCCAACGGAAGTGGAAATGCCTACTATCTTGGCTACTGAGTCAACTTTGCAATCAGAAGTCATCCGGCTGATGCCGACCATACAGGGAAGCCCCGCCTCTCATTTTTATCTCCGCCTCTTGCTGCCTAATGGGACCTTGCAAGAGTATGACATCACCGCTCCTGCGATGAAGGTTGGAGGAAAGTATGAGTTGCGACTCAACTACAACCAAATGCAGCCAAAGATGAATCTGGAAGCTACCATCAACGGTTGGACGAACCTCAACAATGAAGTAGAAATAAAATAA
- a CDS encoding fimbrillin family protein, producing MKKFRFLYIAAAALLFAACANEEDGIGNNGPVAATVQADISNNIKTRGTADNNSWTAGDAIGVYVTSSGYTTGDNKKYVTTKGDGTFEAADNDNTIYFKDNKETTFSAYYPYKKFLTDGKMNWIMAEVEANLPCEADVLFASGATASKASPTVNFTDAEHRFKHCMSLVEFKIKPGQGVKDNNYKFNRLNMKGIFTSGKFDTRTGSVEAAGDRATLTRVFNDVPFESEESFAYIMLPQSLESNKMDIEIYLLLNDSEVKYTTPITPSTNGQFEGGKKYTYNITVKNTGITIENANIVPWGNGDSSDLDADIAL from the coding sequence ATGAAGAAATTTAGATTCTTATACATTGCTGCCGCAGCATTGCTGTTTGCAGCTTGCGCTAACGAAGAAGACGGTATCGGCAACAATGGTCCTGTTGCTGCTACCGTACAGGCGGACATTTCCAACAATATCAAAACCCGTGGAACTGCAGACAACAACAGCTGGACAGCAGGCGATGCCATTGGCGTATATGTCACATCATCTGGCTATACAACAGGAGACAACAAAAAATATGTAACAACAAAGGGGGATGGTACTTTTGAAGCTGCTGACAATGATAACACCATCTATTTCAAGGACAACAAAGAGACAACGTTTAGTGCATACTATCCTTACAAGAAGTTTTTGACAGATGGTAAAATGAATTGGATAATGGCTGAAGTAGAAGCGAACCTACCTTGTGAGGCAGATGTACTTTTTGCCTCAGGGGCTACTGCAAGTAAAGCATCTCCAACTGTGAATTTTACAGATGCAGAACATCGCTTTAAGCATTGTATGAGTTTGGTTGAATTCAAAATTAAGCCAGGGCAGGGTGTCAAAGATAACAATTATAAATTCAATCGCTTGAATATGAAAGGAATATTTACAAGCGGTAAATTTGACACAAGAACAGGTTCGGTTGAAGCTGCTGGTGACAGAGCTACTCTTACTCGTGTTTTTAATGATGTACCTTTTGAAAGTGAAGAAAGTTTTGCTTATATCATGTTGCCGCAAAGCCTTGAAAGCAATAAAATGGATATAGAGATTTACTTGTTGTTGAATGATAGCGAAGTAAAATACACAACCCCTATAACACCATCCACCAATGGACAATTTGAAGGTGGCAAAAAATATACATACAACATAACTGTTAAAAATACGGGGATTACTATAGAAAATGCTAATATAGTTCCTTGGGGAAATGGTGATTCAAGTGATTTAGATGCAGATATAGCTTTGTAA
- a CDS encoding helix-turn-helix domain-containing protein encodes MDSLFLFQFACFIFMLVNAFFVALSHLHVRWENKRYERSRWMIVIALIGLAIQYVIQMGFGFRAADDSLGAVVNILVYTPCFSLISMGIYNIEATRSNLRKMILMCSGIYTAIIVVFCVGISLHHSLYIREGLYLMLTLFCVSVFYCIYMIIQEMIRRKNMLETMAATDLLPYVRYSRASVVILWLAVLAMPVAIFSTTLLYIVGPAVLLALLFFNLTFIALGSSYIPTEELLDKEEENQRSGEKKPLQQLSEERRNFIQNSLDQWCMDLGYKDCNVNMLTLSRTLCISKNELSLFFDQYLHSNFRIWLSEIRLNAAKKMMLEYPDYNNDIISAECGFSCRTHLYRIFKTKEGCSPTEWRDFQSTDVAQNDSNSA; translated from the coding sequence ATGGATTCATTATTTCTTTTTCAGTTTGCATGTTTCATATTCATGCTTGTCAATGCCTTCTTCGTGGCACTCTCTCATCTGCATGTAAGATGGGAGAACAAGCGGTATGAGCGTTCACGATGGATGATTGTTATCGCCTTAATAGGATTGGCGATACAATATGTCATTCAGATGGGGTTCGGCTTCCGTGCTGCTGACGACAGTCTTGGGGCAGTCGTTAACATTCTCGTCTATACGCCCTGTTTTTCGCTTATCTCCATGGGAATCTACAACATAGAGGCCACACGTTCCAACCTCAGAAAGATGATACTGATGTGTAGTGGCATTTATACTGCCATCATTGTGGTCTTTTGCGTGGGTATCAGTCTTCATCATAGCCTGTATATCAGAGAGGGGCTTTATCTGATGCTGACTCTGTTTTGCGTAAGTGTTTTCTATTGCATATACATGATTATTCAGGAGATGATTAGGCGTAAAAATATGTTGGAGACAATGGCGGCAACGGATTTGTTGCCTTACGTAAGATATTCGCGTGCAAGTGTAGTCATTCTATGGCTCGCAGTTCTCGCTATGCCAGTTGCCATCTTTTCTACTACCTTGTTATATATAGTAGGTCCTGCCGTATTGCTTGCCTTGTTGTTCTTCAATCTTACGTTTATAGCTCTCGGCAGCAGTTATATTCCAACAGAAGAGCTATTGGATAAAGAAGAGGAAAATCAACGAAGCGGAGAGAAGAAACCTTTACAGCAATTGTCTGAGGAGCGCAGAAACTTTATCCAAAACAGTCTTGACCAATGGTGTATGGATTTGGGCTATAAGGATTGTAATGTAAACATGTTGACGCTTTCTCGCACACTTTGTATATCAAAGAACGAATTGAGCCTGTTTTTCGATCAATACTTGCACTCTAACTTCCGAATATGGCTCAGCGAAATACGTCTCAACGCTGCAAAAAAGATGATGTTGGAATATCCAGATTATAACAACGACATCATTTCAGCCGAGTGTGGATTCTCTTGTCGAACTCATCTTTACCGAATCTTCAAGACAAAAGAAGGCTGTTCTCCTACAGAATGGAGAGACTTCCAATCTACAGATGTAGCACAAAATGATTCAAATTCAGCATAA
- a CDS encoding fimbrillin family protein — protein MKKMTKFFALALLAGAMVSCSTEDTAPSTQNDKVAVQFTGGISVNTRAAGVAWADGDKIGIFMTEAGKTLSADVIKEGVDNVCYQSNGSIAFSPVSGGKTIFFPIDGDVDFYSYYPKTTVNDYKVALDVTDQGKQEAIDFMYAKTTGCNKATPQVDLKFFHKLSNLILEVQPGNGLTQEDLKKMTVTVKGQNTKATFNLVDGTISGEETPADITMKTTEAGKLYEAILLPTEEATRVIEFDLKNGYDAPFVWTMPVKLEGGKRYHYTVVKLSRSAVDISGTIKPWTEAGDNNEHIAQ, from the coding sequence ATGAAAAAGATGACTAAGTTTTTCGCCCTTGCACTCTTGGCAGGTGCAATGGTTTCATGCAGTACAGAAGACACCGCACCTTCTACCCAGAACGATAAGGTAGCCGTGCAGTTTACTGGTGGTATTAGCGTAAACACCCGTGCTGCTGGTGTAGCTTGGGCTGATGGTGACAAGATTGGTATCTTCATGACAGAAGCAGGCAAGACACTCTCTGCGGATGTAATCAAAGAGGGTGTTGACAATGTTTGCTATCAGTCAAATGGAAGTATAGCCTTTTCACCTGTTTCTGGTGGTAAGACTATTTTCTTCCCGATAGATGGAGATGTGGACTTCTATTCTTACTATCCAAAGACCACTGTCAATGACTACAAGGTAGCACTTGATGTAACAGACCAAGGGAAACAAGAAGCTATCGACTTTATGTATGCCAAGACTACTGGATGCAACAAAGCTACGCCACAGGTAGACTTGAAGTTCTTCCATAAGTTAAGCAATCTTATTTTGGAGGTTCAACCAGGTAACGGTCTCACGCAAGAAGACCTTAAGAAAATGACTGTGACAGTGAAAGGTCAGAATACCAAAGCCACTTTCAATCTTGTGGATGGAACTATCTCTGGTGAAGAAACTCCTGCGGACATCACGATGAAAACTACCGAAGCTGGCAAGCTGTATGAGGCAATCCTGCTCCCTACAGAAGAAGCAACCCGAGTGATAGAGTTTGACCTCAAGAATGGTTACGACGCTCCTTTCGTATGGACAATGCCTGTAAAACTTGAGGGTGGAAAAAGATACCACTATACAGTAGTAAAATTGAGTCGTTCTGCCGTAGATATTTCTGGAACCATTAAGCCTTGGACAGAGGCAGGAGACAATAATGAACATATAGCACAATAA
- a CDS encoding OmpA family protein — MVNYLTTKNRLLVAILAFILPFSFAKAEVKEDGKTISQGWYVGIEGGMPFGFSTFSSFGHDKTHLGWAAGLYGGYRFNSIFSAELSAKYGEMNLSAQDCCVERNYWLGSDGMLYNAGVLGMDSWEYANLKSHVRMGWYGARVNVNLLGLFHKTANSRWDLAVSPHIYAVTTKADIQTIADDAKVMKGSTNWHLGYGADLQVGYQLTSCLKLGIYSGLTRLTGERIDGMPEHLHKNNFVWESGVRLGINLSKKKNKVAETPSVPQKEVLQQEPTSSEEVNLKETVDKAETKVVEQDIKESAKVTFPVIYFTFNSIDIQQNEETKLNDILKTLKENPNMKVTVTGWCDTKGSVTVNKRISRQRAEAVKTWLVKNGIEANRITAIGNGSDDTQDADKARRVETKDNHK, encoded by the coding sequence ATGGTAAATTATTTGACAACAAAAAATCGGTTGCTGGTAGCAATACTTGCATTTATTCTTCCATTTTCTTTTGCGAAAGCAGAAGTAAAAGAAGATGGAAAGACTATTTCGCAAGGCTGGTACGTCGGTATTGAGGGTGGAATGCCTTTCGGTTTCTCTACTTTCTCAAGTTTCGGACATGACAAGACGCACCTCGGTTGGGCTGCTGGCTTATATGGGGGCTATCGTTTCAACTCCATATTCTCGGCAGAGTTATCTGCCAAGTATGGAGAAATGAACTTGTCTGCACAAGACTGTTGCGTAGAACGTAACTATTGGTTGGGTAGCGACGGTATGCTTTACAACGCAGGTGTCTTAGGCATGGACAGTTGGGAATATGCCAATCTGAAAAGCCATGTCAGGATGGGTTGGTATGGGGCAAGAGTGAACGTTAATCTCCTTGGACTGTTCCACAAGACAGCTAACAGCCGATGGGATTTGGCTGTTTCACCTCATATATATGCAGTAACGACCAAGGCTGATATCCAGACTATAGCCGATGATGCCAAGGTAATGAAAGGTTCTACCAACTGGCATTTGGGTTATGGTGCAGACTTGCAGGTGGGTTACCAACTGACTTCATGTCTGAAATTGGGCATCTATTCCGGTTTGACTCGTCTTACTGGCGAACGTATTGACGGAATGCCAGAACATCTGCATAAGAACAACTTTGTTTGGGAAAGTGGAGTAAGATTAGGGATTAACCTTTCTAAAAAGAAGAACAAGGTAGCAGAAACTCCATCAGTTCCACAAAAGGAGGTTCTACAACAGGAACCAACTTCTTCGGAGGAGGTCAACCTGAAAGAAACTGTGGATAAGGCTGAAACAAAAGTTGTTGAACAGGACATAAAAGAATCTGCAAAGGTGACTTTCCCTGTTATATATTTCACCTTCAATAGTATCGACATCCAACAAAATGAAGAGACTAAATTGAATGATATTCTCAAAACATTGAAAGAGAATCCGAACATGAAGGTGACGGTAACAGGTTGGTGTGACACAAAAGGCAGCGTGACTGTCAATAAACGTATATCTCGCCAGCGTGCAGAAGCCGTAAAGACTTGGCTTGTGAAGAATGGCATAGAGGCTAATCGCATTACTGCAATAGGAAATGGTAGCGATGACACCCAAGATGCGGATAAGGCTCGCCGAGTAGAGACTAAAGACAATCATAAGTAA